From a region of the Mycobacterium sp. SMC-8 genome:
- the ilvD gene encoding dihydroxy-acid dehydratase — protein sequence MPSEPTDPGIDIKPRSRDVTDGLEKAAARGMLRAVGMGDDDWVKPQIGVGSSWNEITPCNMSLQRLAQAVKGGVHEAGGFPLEFGTISVSDGISMGHEGMHFSLVSREVIADSVETVVQAERLDGTVLLAGCDKSIPGMLMAAARLDLASVFFYNGSIMPGTAKLTDGTEKEVTIIDAFEAVGACARGLMSREDVDIIERAICPGEGACGGMYTANTMASAAEALGMSLPGSASPVAIDKRRDEFARRSGEAVVGMLRRGITARDILTKEAFENAIAVVMAFGGSTNAVLHLLAIAYEANVKLALEDFTRIGQKVPHLADVKPFGRHVMKHVDEIGGVPVVMKALLDAGLLHGDCLTVTGQTMAENLAHIAPPDPDGKVLRAMNNPIHPTGGITILHGSLAPEGAVVKSAGFDSDVFEGTARVFERERAALDALEDGTITHGDVVVIRYEGPKGGPGMREMLAITGAIKGAGLGKDVLLMTDGRFSGGTTGLCVGHIAPEAVDGGPIAFVRDGDRIRLDVANGTLDILVDEAEFESRKAGFEPLPPRYTTGVLAKYTKLVGSAAVGAVCT from the coding sequence ATGCCCTCAGAGCCCACCGATCCCGGTATCGACATCAAGCCCCGCAGCCGCGACGTCACCGACGGCCTGGAGAAGGCGGCCGCCCGCGGCATGCTCCGCGCGGTCGGGATGGGCGACGACGACTGGGTCAAACCGCAGATCGGGGTCGGGTCGTCGTGGAACGAGATCACCCCGTGCAACATGTCGCTGCAGCGACTGGCGCAGGCAGTCAAGGGCGGCGTGCACGAGGCCGGCGGGTTCCCGCTGGAGTTCGGCACGATCTCGGTGTCCGACGGCATCTCGATGGGCCACGAGGGCATGCACTTCTCGCTGGTCTCCCGTGAGGTGATCGCCGACAGCGTGGAGACCGTCGTGCAGGCCGAGCGCCTCGACGGCACGGTGTTGCTGGCCGGCTGCGACAAGTCGATCCCCGGCATGCTGATGGCCGCCGCGCGCCTGGACCTCGCGTCGGTGTTCTTCTACAACGGCTCGATCATGCCGGGCACCGCCAAGCTCACCGACGGCACCGAGAAGGAAGTCACGATCATCGACGCCTTCGAGGCGGTCGGGGCCTGCGCGCGCGGGCTGATGTCCCGCGAGGACGTCGACATCATCGAGCGCGCGATCTGTCCCGGTGAGGGCGCGTGCGGCGGCATGTACACCGCCAACACCATGGCCTCGGCCGCCGAGGCGCTCGGAATGTCGTTGCCGGGCAGCGCATCCCCGGTGGCGATCGACAAGCGGCGCGACGAGTTCGCACGCCGCTCCGGCGAGGCCGTCGTCGGGATGCTGCGCCGCGGCATCACCGCCCGCGACATCCTGACCAAGGAGGCCTTCGAGAACGCGATCGCGGTGGTGATGGCGTTCGGCGGTTCCACCAACGCGGTGCTGCACCTGCTCGCGATCGCCTACGAGGCCAACGTCAAGCTGGCGCTGGAGGATTTCACCCGCATCGGGCAGAAGGTGCCGCACCTGGCCGACGTGAAACCGTTCGGCCGTCACGTGATGAAGCACGTCGACGAGATCGGCGGTGTGCCGGTGGTGATGAAAGCCCTGCTGGATGCCGGTCTGCTGCACGGGGACTGCCTGACCGTGACCGGGCAGACCATGGCCGAGAACCTGGCCCACATCGCGCCGCCGGACCCGGACGGCAAGGTGCTGCGGGCGATGAACAACCCGATCCATCCGACCGGTGGCATCACGATCCTGCACGGTTCGCTGGCGCCCGAAGGCGCGGTGGTCAAGTCCGCCGGCTTCGACTCCGACGTGTTCGAAGGCACGGCAAGGGTTTTCGAGCGTGAACGGGCCGCTCTGGACGCGCTCGAGGACGGCACGATCACCCACGGCGACGTCGTCGTGATCCGCTACGAGGGCCCCAAGGGCGGACCCGGCATGCGCGAGATGCTGGCGATCACGGGTGCGATCAAGGGCGCCGGTCTCGGCAAGGACGTGCTGCTGATGACCGACGGTCGGTTCTCCGGCGGCACCACCGGCCTGTGTGTCGGCCACATCGCGCCCGAGGCGGTCGACGGCGGCCCGATCGCGTTCGTGCGCGACGGCGATCGGATCCGTCTCGACGTCGCCAACGGCACCCTCGACATCCTGGTCGACGAGGCGGAGTTCGAGTCGCGCAAGGCAGGTTTCGAACCCCTGCCGCCGCGCTACACCACCGGCGTGCTCGCCAAGTACACCAAGCTCGTCGGATCGGCGGCAGTCGGGGCGGTGTGCACCTAA
- a CDS encoding nitroreductase family protein: protein MATAFPDTATLESVLDLAAYAPSVGNTQPWRWHVDHRGVQLSADWSRRLGDTDSDRRDVVISCGAVLHHCAIAFAAIGWSSRILRMPADGMLAAVELDQRPAGAGTRELADTIARRRSDRRPYRGPLPAGTVELLMLRAERFGVALAVVPTIRWGRAGDDEFTLHYGDDPPGHPGDDAVMLVLATDTDTDSDRLRAGEALSDLTLSATALGLATCPLTDPLRDTRNRLALACEVFDGEACPQVLIRLGVRAAGDPLPPTERRSVTETTTFNLN, encoded by the coding sequence ATGGCGACGGCGTTCCCGGACACCGCGACGCTGGAAAGCGTGCTCGACCTCGCCGCGTACGCCCCGTCGGTAGGCAACACGCAGCCGTGGCGGTGGCACGTCGACCACCGCGGCGTCCAGCTCTCCGCCGACTGGAGCCGCCGACTGGGCGACACCGACTCCGACCGGCGCGACGTGGTCATCAGCTGCGGCGCCGTGCTGCATCACTGCGCGATCGCGTTCGCCGCCATCGGGTGGTCGAGCCGGATCCTGCGCATGCCCGCCGACGGGATGCTCGCGGCGGTCGAACTCGACCAGCGGCCCGCAGGCGCCGGCACCCGAGAGCTGGCCGACACCATCGCCCGCCGGCGCTCCGACCGGCGGCCGTACCGGGGTCCCCTTCCCGCCGGCACCGTGGAGCTGCTCATGCTCCGCGCGGAACGCTTCGGCGTTGCGCTGGCCGTCGTGCCGACCATCCGGTGGGGCAGGGCCGGTGACGACGAGTTCACACTGCACTACGGCGACGACCCGCCCGGCCACCCCGGCGATGACGCGGTGATGCTCGTGCTGGCGACCGACACCGACACCGACAGCGACCGGCTCCGCGCCGGCGAGGCACTCAGTGACCTGACGCTGTCGGCGACCGCCCTCGGGCTGGCCACCTGCCCGCTCACCGATCCGCTGCGCGACACCCGCAACCGTCTGGCGCTGGCATGCGAGGTGTTCGACGGCGAGGCCTGTCCGCAGGTCCTGATCCGGCTGGGGGTGCGTGCGGCCGGCGACCCGCTACCGCCGACGGAGCGGCGCTCCGTCACCGAGACCACGACTTTCAACCTCAACTGA
- a CDS encoding metal-sensitive transcriptional regulator, producing the protein MAAEGEATAPDDGAHGYSAQKENYAKRLRRIEGQVRGIAKMIDEDKYCIDVLTQISAVNSALQSVALGLLDEHLGHCVSHAVAAGGAEADAKLAEASAAIARLVRS; encoded by the coding sequence ATCGCGGCCGAGGGCGAGGCGACCGCACCGGATGACGGCGCCCACGGCTATTCGGCGCAGAAGGAGAACTACGCCAAGCGGCTGCGCCGCATCGAGGGCCAGGTGCGCGGCATCGCCAAGATGATCGACGAGGACAAGTACTGCATCGACGTCCTCACCCAGATCAGCGCGGTCAACAGCGCGCTGCAGTCGGTGGCGCTCGGGCTGCTCGACGAACACCTAGGCCATTGCGTCAGCCACGCCGTCGCCGCGGGTGGCGCGGAAGCCGACGCCAAGCTCGCCGAGGCGTCTGCGGCGATCGCCCGACTGGTCCGGTCCTGA
- a CDS encoding DUF4129 domain-containing protein — translation MPEKTEPAAHDKAARTITVIVLTLLAITALRGYLPDAGGDPPPDQPAEAGPGSLIAVIAMLVVSVAVITIAVFAQASQRAAAPPPGEPPRTARERGVPIRWRTLLIIGAALTAWTLLVLLLMRWVPAVVLDEQTVPDTRADATSSAETTPDAEPPAGPYDGAVFAALLGTTVALFALAIVAALTGRRHAPAPAVPTEPAAPGPAAPAPDLARAAELGLAEMGDLSRDPRQAIIACYLAMERELEKSPGTTPRDSDTPTEVLARAIRSRAVDAGSATELVELFEEARFSPHLMNESHRVDAVHALRQVQRQLQAAT, via the coding sequence ATGCCCGAGAAGACCGAGCCGGCGGCGCACGACAAGGCGGCACGCACGATCACGGTGATCGTGCTGACCCTGCTGGCCATCACGGCGCTGCGTGGGTATCTGCCGGACGCCGGTGGTGACCCGCCTCCCGATCAACCCGCCGAGGCAGGTCCGGGGAGCCTGATCGCGGTCATCGCGATGCTGGTCGTGTCCGTCGCCGTGATCACGATCGCGGTTTTCGCGCAGGCGTCGCAGCGCGCCGCGGCCCCGCCGCCGGGGGAGCCGCCCCGGACGGCGCGGGAGCGGGGTGTCCCGATCCGCTGGCGGACGCTGCTGATCATCGGTGCGGCGCTTACGGCGTGGACGCTGCTGGTGCTGCTGTTGATGCGGTGGGTGCCGGCCGTGGTGCTCGACGAGCAGACGGTGCCCGACACACGGGCCGACGCCACCTCCAGTGCCGAGACGACCCCCGACGCCGAGCCGCCGGCCGGTCCCTACGACGGTGCGGTGTTCGCCGCGCTGCTGGGCACGACGGTCGCGCTGTTCGCGCTCGCGATCGTCGCGGCGCTCACCGGCCGCAGGCACGCCCCGGCACCCGCGGTGCCCACCGAGCCCGCGGCACCCGGACCGGCCGCCCCGGCACCCGACCTCGCCCGGGCGGCCGAACTCGGTCTGGCCGAGATGGGCGATCTCAGCAGGGACCCCCGGCAAGCGATCATCGCGTGCTACCTCGCGATGGAACGCGAACTGGAGAAATCACCCGGCACGACCCCGCGGGATTCCGACACCCCGACCGAGGTGCTGGCCCGCGCGATCCGCAGCCGCGCCGTGGACGCCGGCAGCGCCACCGAACTGGTCGAGCTGTTCGAGGAGGCGCGGTTCAGCCCGCACCTGATGAATGAGAGCCACCGCGTCGACGCGGTGCACGCGCTGCGGCAGGTGCAGCGCCAACTGCAGGCGGCGACATGA
- a CDS encoding DUF305 domain-containing protein encodes MTTLIARLTAVLAAVLLLASCSGAGEAPADGSDASDGSEAPLITGEPSGYNEADIAFANAMVPHHAQAIDLSRTAVEKSGNPDLVALAEQIIAVAQPEMNILNVFLVQWNENPDIRTGPEGSEAPDAGQATPGTIDEATVARLGSLSGPEFDRLWLQSMISQHRGAIEIADAEIADGANVDAISIAETIAAGQRGQIEKMTQILEGMP; translated from the coding sequence ATGACGACGTTGATCGCGCGACTGACCGCCGTGCTGGCCGCGGTGCTGCTGCTTGCCAGCTGCAGTGGCGCAGGCGAGGCGCCGGCGGACGGCTCCGACGCATCGGACGGATCCGAGGCGCCGCTGATCACCGGGGAGCCGTCGGGCTACAACGAGGCCGACATCGCGTTCGCGAACGCCATGGTGCCGCACCACGCCCAGGCCATCGACTTGTCCAGGACGGCGGTGGAGAAGTCCGGCAACCCGGACCTGGTGGCGCTGGCCGAGCAGATCATCGCGGTTGCCCAGCCGGAGATGAACATCCTCAACGTGTTCCTGGTGCAGTGGAACGAGAACCCCGACATCCGCACCGGGCCGGAGGGGTCCGAAGCGCCCGACGCCGGGCAGGCCACCCCGGGGACGATCGACGAGGCGACCGTCGCGCGTCTCGGCTCGCTGAGCGGCCCCGAGTTCGACAGACTGTGGCTGCAGTCGATGATCAGCCAGCACCGCGGCGCGATCGAGATCGCGGACGCCGAGATCGCCGACGGCGCCAATGTCGACGCCATCAGCATCGCCGAGACGATCGCCGCCGGGCAGCGGGGGCAGATCGAGAAGATGACGCAGATTCTGGAGGGCATGCCGTGA
- a CDS encoding MFS transporter produces MTPPDAAAPSSAELEAIQKRTLRVLVAAQIFSGAGLAAGVTVGALLAQDMLGSTGLAGLPSALFTIGSAAAAAVVGQLSQRLGRRTGLAAGYLTGALGSVGIVAAAVIDNVPLLLVTLFVYGAGTATNLQARYAGADLARIDHRARAISTVLVATTLGAVIGPNLVGVLGDLAEMLAVPRLAGPFLLAAVAYGTAGIVIWSLLRPDPLQLAARVREAEPTAVQRDSDVTAASSCRRAVLAGAAVMMITQLVMVAVMTMTPVYMQHHQHDLAAAGLVISIHVAAMYLPAPVSGYLVDRFGPTATAGLAALTLIAAGVLAALAPPHSVAALAVALALLGLGWSLGLVAGTTTITNATPVATRAKTQGTVDLFIALAGAAGGLFSGLVVAQTSYPTLAVIGAVAAVALGPVLLLGRRPITGPG; encoded by the coding sequence CTGGTCGCCGCTCAGATCTTCAGCGGCGCGGGTCTGGCCGCCGGCGTCACCGTCGGCGCGTTGCTGGCCCAGGACATGCTCGGCTCCACCGGGCTGGCGGGCCTGCCCAGCGCGTTGTTCACCATCGGTTCGGCCGCCGCGGCGGCCGTGGTAGGGCAACTGTCTCAGCGCCTCGGCCGCCGCACCGGACTGGCGGCGGGGTACCTCACCGGAGCCCTGGGCAGCGTCGGCATCGTGGCGGCCGCGGTCATCGACAACGTGCCGTTGCTGTTGGTCACCCTGTTCGTCTACGGGGCGGGCACCGCGACCAACCTCCAGGCCCGCTACGCCGGCGCCGACCTGGCCCGCATCGACCACCGCGCCCGCGCGATCAGCACCGTGCTCGTGGCCACGACCCTCGGAGCGGTCATCGGCCCGAACCTCGTCGGCGTTCTCGGCGACCTCGCCGAGATGCTGGCGGTGCCCCGGCTCGCGGGTCCGTTCCTGCTGGCCGCGGTGGCCTACGGAACGGCCGGCATCGTGATCTGGAGCCTGCTACGGCCTGACCCCCTGCAGCTGGCCGCGCGGGTTCGCGAAGCCGAACCGACTGCTGTGCAACGTGATTCGGATGTGACGGCCGCCTCGTCTTGCCGGCGCGCAGTGCTCGCCGGTGCGGCGGTCATGATGATCACCCAGCTGGTGATGGTCGCCGTCATGACCATGACTCCGGTCTACATGCAGCATCACCAGCACGACCTCGCCGCGGCCGGCCTGGTCATCTCGATTCACGTCGCCGCCATGTATCTGCCCGCGCCGGTCTCGGGCTACCTGGTCGACCGCTTCGGCCCCACCGCGACCGCAGGCCTGGCCGCGCTGACGCTGATCGCCGCCGGTGTCCTCGCCGCGCTCGCCCCACCGCATTCGGTGGCCGCGCTGGCCGTCGCGCTGGCCCTGCTCGGCCTGGGCTGGAGCCTCGGGCTGGTCGCAGGCACCACCACCATCACCAACGCCACCCCCGTCGCCACCCGCGCGAAAACGCAAGGCACCGTGGACCTGTTCATCGCCCTCGCAGGCGCTGCCGGCGGATTGTTCTCGGGTCTGGTGGTCGCACAGACCAGCTACCCCACGCTGGCTGTCATCGGGGCCGTCGCCGCGGTGGCGCTGGGCCCGGTGCTGCTGCTGGGCCGCAGGCCGATCACCGGGCCTGGTTGA
- a CDS encoding L,D-transpeptidase — MRQRNRSRVFALFMAAGVIAGLTLGAPSALAQPAPAPAPAPPPPPPANPFVFENPLAPPAPAGAPAAGQATTGQTTTGPTTRNPLAVIPGDPLPIPEGTPAGQNPNPFVGQPPFIPPSFNPTNGSIVGAAKPIYINFARPIANRQMAQDAVHISSNPPVPGRFYWVSDTQLRWRPQDFWPAGTVVTIDAAGTKSSFSVPEQLVATIDNDTKQMEVHRNGVLEKTFPVSMGKPGYDTKNGTYYVLEKFADIVMDSSTYGVPVDDPSGEGYKLKVQDAVRIDNSGIFVHSAPWSVGDQGESNVSHGCINLSPANAQWFFDNFGSGDAVVIKNTDGAMYTQPDGASDWQMF; from the coding sequence ATGCGGCAGCGAAACAGGAGCCGGGTCTTCGCCCTGTTCATGGCAGCAGGCGTGATCGCAGGGCTGACACTCGGCGCTCCGTCGGCGTTGGCACAACCCGCGCCCGCACCTGCGCCGGCCCCGCCGCCTCCACCACCGGCGAACCCGTTCGTCTTCGAGAATCCGCTGGCCCCGCCCGCTCCGGCCGGTGCTCCCGCGGCAGGCCAGGCGACGACAGGCCAGACGACGACAGGCCCGACGACGAGGAACCCGCTCGCCGTGATCCCCGGCGACCCGCTGCCCATCCCGGAGGGCACCCCGGCCGGGCAGAACCCCAACCCGTTCGTCGGCCAGCCCCCGTTCATCCCGCCGTCCTTCAACCCGACCAACGGTTCCATCGTCGGCGCGGCGAAGCCGATCTACATCAACTTCGCGCGCCCGATCGCCAACCGGCAGATGGCGCAGGACGCGGTCCACATCTCGTCCAACCCGCCGGTTCCCGGCAGGTTCTACTGGGTCAGCGACACTCAGCTGCGCTGGCGCCCGCAGGACTTCTGGCCGGCCGGCACCGTCGTCACCATCGACGCCGCCGGCACCAAGTCGTCGTTCAGCGTCCCCGAGCAACTCGTCGCGACCATTGACAACGACACCAAGCAGATGGAGGTCCATCGCAACGGTGTCCTGGAGAAGACGTTCCCCGTCTCGATGGGCAAGCCCGGTTATGACACCAAGAACGGCACCTACTACGTGCTGGAGAAGTTCGCCGACATCGTGATGGACTCCTCGACCTACGGAGTGCCCGTCGATGATCCGTCCGGCGAGGGCTACAAGCTCAAGGTCCAGGACGCGGTGCGCATCGACAACAGCGGGATCTTCGTGCACAGCGCGCCGTGGTCCGTCGGCGACCAGGGTGAGAGCAACGTCAGCCACGGCTGCATCAACCTCAGCCCGGCCAACGCCCAGTGGTTCTTCGACAACTTCGGCAGTGGCGACGCCGTGGTCATCAAGAACACCGACGGCGCCATGTACACCCAGCCCGACGGTGCGTCGGACTGGCAGATGTTCTGA
- a CDS encoding MTH1187 family thiamine-binding protein: MIVAFSISPIGADGTGSVGDAVAEAVRVVRASGLPNETNAMFTNIEGEWDEVMAVVKQAVDAVAAVSPRVSLVLKADIRPGYTGQLTAKVQRIENALD; the protein is encoded by the coding sequence ATGATCGTCGCGTTCAGCATCAGTCCCATCGGCGCAGACGGCACAGGCAGCGTCGGTGACGCGGTCGCCGAAGCCGTCCGCGTCGTCCGGGCATCAGGTCTGCCCAACGAAACCAATGCCATGTTCACCAACATCGAGGGCGAGTGGGACGAGGTGATGGCCGTCGTCAAGCAGGCCGTCGATGCGGTGGCCGCGGTCTCCCCGCGGGTCAGCCTGGTGCTCAAGGCCGACATCCGGCCCGGCTACACCGGCCAGCTCACGGCCAAGGTGCAGCGCATCGAGAACGCGCTGGACTGA
- a CDS encoding MoxR family ATPase translates to MSTPAVTTARCEAVLDEIGRAVVGKRHALNLILITVLARGHVLVEDLPGLGKTLIAKSFAAALGLEFTRVQFTPDLLPADLLGSTIYDMQTGRFEFRRGPIFTNLLLGDEINRTPPKTQAALLEAMAEQQVSIDGVTHPLPQPFLVLATDNPIEYEGTYPLPEAQLDRFAIRLELKYLSEAEETTMLRRRLDRGSAAATVQQVVDAHDLLAMQESVEQVSVHDDVLHYIVSLATASRQHPQVAVGASPRAELDLVQLARARALLLGRDFVVPEDVKALAVPTLAHRISLRPEMWVRRVQGADVVEDLLRRTPVPRARDAT, encoded by the coding sequence GTGAGCACCCCCGCGGTGACCACGGCGCGCTGTGAGGCCGTCCTCGACGAGATCGGCCGTGCCGTCGTGGGCAAGCGCCACGCGCTGAACCTGATCCTGATCACCGTGCTGGCCCGCGGGCACGTACTGGTGGAGGATCTGCCCGGGCTGGGAAAGACATTGATCGCCAAGTCCTTTGCCGCCGCACTCGGCCTCGAGTTCACCCGCGTGCAGTTCACGCCCGATCTGCTGCCCGCCGACCTGCTCGGCTCGACGATCTACGACATGCAAACGGGCCGTTTCGAATTCCGCCGCGGCCCGATCTTCACGAACCTGCTTCTCGGCGACGAGATCAACCGTACCCCGCCCAAGACCCAGGCCGCGCTGCTGGAGGCGATGGCCGAACAGCAGGTCAGCATCGACGGCGTGACACATCCGCTGCCGCAACCGTTCCTGGTGCTGGCCACCGACAACCCGATCGAATACGAGGGCACCTACCCGCTGCCGGAGGCGCAACTGGACCGGTTCGCGATCCGTCTCGAGTTGAAGTATCTGAGCGAGGCGGAGGAGACCACGATGCTGCGCCGCCGCCTCGACCGCGGATCGGCGGCCGCGACGGTGCAGCAGGTCGTCGACGCGCACGACCTGCTGGCGATGCAGGAGTCGGTGGAGCAGGTCAGCGTCCACGACGACGTGCTGCACTACATCGTGTCGCTGGCGACCGCCAGCCGCCAGCACCCTCAGGTCGCCGTCGGGGCCAGCCCACGCGCCGAACTGGACCTGGTGCAGCTCGCACGGGCGCGCGCACTGTTGCTCGGCCGTGACTTCGTCGTCCCGGAGGACGTCAAGGCGCTGGCCGTGCCGACGCTGGCGCACCGCATCAGCCTGCGGCCCGAGATGTGGGTGCGGCGGGTGCAGGGTGCCGACGTGGTCGAGGATCTGCTGCGCCGCACACCCGTGCCGCGTGCGCGGGACGCGACGTGA
- a CDS encoding DUF58 domain-containing protein — MTTVELHWRASALTRSVATCAAVAIVAALLAGRWELAAFAAPLLGVLCSVGRQRGVPAVTVSAEPAFHRCFEDEPARVQVSAGSDDGGPVALTCSVPTGMTIDETDGADLTVRATRWGRYPIRATVTVSGRGGLIEGVGAADAAEVCVFPIAPPQSTQIPRTDLLDRLGTHLTRHVGPGVEFADIRPYVPCDQLRTVNWPVSARRGALHVTERLTDRAADVVVLVDTYPQPPGPATTATERTARGAAQVVQSALRYGDRAGLVTLGSRSTRWLGADIGQRQFYRILDTVVGATDTFQTATGTLAPRPAVPTGAIVIAFSTLLDTEFALALIDLRKRGHPVVAVDVLEGSPIEGDHDPLVHRMWSMQRSFMYRDMATVGVDIVGWPDAVTLDQAMALVPARRARR; from the coding sequence GTGACGACCGTCGAATTACACTGGCGCGCCTCGGCTCTGACCCGCTCGGTGGCGACCTGCGCGGCGGTGGCGATCGTCGCGGCGCTGCTGGCGGGACGATGGGAGCTCGCCGCCTTCGCCGCGCCGCTACTCGGCGTGCTGTGCTCGGTGGGTCGCCAGCGCGGCGTGCCGGCGGTGACGGTGTCCGCCGAGCCGGCTTTCCACAGGTGCTTCGAGGACGAGCCGGCCCGCGTTCAGGTGTCGGCCGGCTCCGACGACGGCGGCCCGGTAGCGCTGACGTGTTCCGTGCCGACCGGTATGACGATCGACGAGACCGACGGCGCGGACCTGACGGTGCGGGCGACGCGGTGGGGCCGGTACCCGATTCGCGCCACCGTGACCGTGAGCGGGCGCGGCGGCCTGATCGAGGGGGTCGGCGCGGCCGACGCCGCCGAGGTCTGCGTGTTCCCCATCGCGCCACCACAATCCACCCAGATTCCGCGGACCGACCTGCTCGACCGGCTCGGCACGCACCTGACCCGGCATGTCGGCCCCGGCGTCGAGTTCGCCGACATCCGCCCCTACGTCCCCTGCGACCAGTTGCGCACGGTCAACTGGCCGGTCAGCGCCCGCCGGGGCGCGCTGCACGTCACCGAGCGGCTGACCGACCGCGCCGCCGACGTGGTGGTGCTGGTCGACACGTATCCGCAGCCGCCCGGTCCGGCCACCACCGCCACCGAGCGGACCGCCCGGGGTGCCGCACAGGTGGTGCAGAGCGCGCTGCGGTACGGCGACAGGGCCGGTCTGGTCACCCTGGGCAGCCGCAGCACCCGGTGGCTCGGCGCCGACATCGGGCAGCGGCAGTTCTATCGGATCCTGGACACGGTGGTCGGCGCGACAGACACCTTCCAGACCGCCACCGGCACCCTCGCGCCGCGCCCGGCCGTCCCGACCGGCGCCATCGTCATCGCGTTCTCCACGCTGCTCGACACCGAATTCGCGTTGGCCCTCATCGATCTGCGTAAGCGCGGTCATCCCGTGGTCGCCGTCGACGTGCTCGAGGGCAGTCCGATCGAAGGCGACCACGACCCGCTGGTGCACCGCATGTGGAGCATGCAACGTTCGTTCATGTACCGCGACATGGCCACCGTCGGCGTCGACATCGTCGGCTGGCCGGATGCGGTGACGCTGGACCAGGCGATGGCGCTGGTGCCGGCACGACGGGCACGCCGATGA